The following are encoded in a window of Mycolicibacterium tusciae JS617 genomic DNA:
- the metG gene encoding methionine--tRNA ligase, with translation MSTFSSPGARTRTPGVSSPGARTRTPGDPYYITTAIAYPNGDPHIGHAYEYIATDSIARFKRLDGYDVRYLTGTDVHGQKMAETAAALGIPTAELARRNSDVFQRMQEKLNISFDRFIRTSDADHYAASIEIWNRMNSSGDIYLDTYSGWYSVRDEGFVTEGETSVNADGVRIATETGAPVTWTEEQTYFFRLSAYTERLLAHYEAHPEFIEPGVRRNEVVSFVSGGLRDLSISRTTFDWGVPVPDHPDHVMYVWVDALTNYLTGVGFPDTSSAMFQRFWPADLHMIGKDIIRFHTVYWPAFLMSAGIELPRKVFVHGFVLNRGEKMSKSVGNVVDPNALVDAFGVDQVRFFFLREVPFGQDGSYSEDAIIGRINADLANELGNLAQRSLSMVAKNLDGIVPQPGEFTPDDTELLGLADGLLERVRGHFDATAMHLALEAIWSVLGAANKYFSVQEPWVLRKSDEARFRTVLYTTLETVRIAALLSQPVMPESMARLLDLLGQTDDQRTFASVETRITPGTTLPAPVGVFPRYQA, from the coding sequence ATGAGCACTTTTTCATCCCCCGGCGCGAGGACGCGCACCCCCGGGGTGTCATCCCCCGGCGCGAGGACGCGCACCCCCGGGGACCCTTACTACATCACCACCGCCATCGCCTATCCGAACGGCGACCCGCACATCGGGCACGCCTACGAATACATCGCCACGGACTCGATAGCGCGGTTCAAGCGGCTGGACGGCTATGACGTGCGGTATTTGACCGGCACCGACGTTCATGGTCAGAAGATGGCGGAGACGGCCGCCGCACTTGGCATTCCGACCGCCGAGCTGGCGCGGCGCAACTCGGATGTGTTCCAGCGGATGCAGGAAAAGCTCAACATCTCGTTCGACCGGTTCATCCGGACGTCCGACGCTGACCACTACGCGGCGTCGATCGAGATCTGGAACCGGATGAACTCCTCCGGCGACATCTACCTCGACACCTACTCGGGCTGGTATTCGGTGCGCGACGAAGGCTTCGTCACCGAGGGCGAAACCAGCGTCAACGCCGACGGTGTGCGGATCGCCACCGAAACCGGCGCCCCGGTGACGTGGACCGAGGAGCAGACGTACTTCTTCCGGCTCTCGGCTTACACCGAACGGCTGCTGGCGCACTACGAGGCGCACCCGGAGTTCATCGAGCCCGGCGTTCGACGCAACGAGGTGGTCAGCTTCGTCTCCGGCGGGCTGCGCGACCTGTCGATATCGCGCACGACGTTCGACTGGGGTGTGCCGGTGCCCGACCATCCCGACCACGTGATGTACGTATGGGTCGACGCGCTGACGAATTACCTGACCGGCGTGGGCTTCCCCGACACCTCATCGGCGATGTTTCAGCGGTTCTGGCCCGCTGACCTGCACATGATCGGCAAGGACATCATCCGGTTCCACACCGTCTACTGGCCGGCTTTTCTGATGTCGGCGGGAATCGAGTTGCCGCGCAAGGTCTTTGTGCACGGCTTTGTTCTCAATCGCGGTGAGAAGATGAGCAAGTCGGTCGGCAACGTGGTCGATCCGAACGCATTGGTGGATGCCTTCGGCGTCGACCAGGTGCGCTTCTTCTTCCTGCGGGAGGTGCCGTTCGGCCAGGACGGCAGCTACAGCGAGGACGCGATCATCGGCCGCATCAACGCCGACCTCGCCAACGAGCTGGGCAACCTTGCACAACGCTCTTTGTCGATGGTCGCCAAGAATCTCGACGGAATCGTCCCGCAGCCAGGCGAATTCACGCCGGACGACACTGAGCTGTTGGGTCTGGCCGATGGTTTGCTCGAGCGGGTACGCGGCCATTTCGACGCCACCGCTATGCATCTGGCGCTGGAAGCCATCTGGTCGGTGCTCGGCGCAGCCAACAAATACTTCTCCGTGCAGGAGCCGTGGGTGCTGCGCAAGTCCGACGAGGCACGCTTTCGCACCGTGCTCTACACCACGCTGGAGACGGTGCGGATCGCCGCGTTGCTGAGCCAACCGGTGATGCCCGAGTCGATGGCCAGACTGCTCGACCTGCTCGGGCAGACCGACGATCAGCGGACCTTCGCGTCGGTAGAAACTCGGATCACACCCGGTACGACGCTGCCCGCCCCGGTTGGTGTGTTCCCGCGCTATCAGGCGTGA